Below is a genomic region from Amyelois transitella isolate CPQ chromosome 4, ilAmyTran1.1, whole genome shotgun sequence.
ACGCACATACTTCCCATGTTTTTAaccaactttaaaaaaagaaggaggttctcaattcaacCGTATTTTTTCGAAGGACAGCTAGATAAATACGAAATCAAGACACGCCTCTTACTCTATATTTGCGATGATATGGTTGGCATTAGGCACTAATTTCAAAAAAGGTTccagaaaattattttcgccTTACTGAGTGGAGTCAGAGCAAGAGTAAAATACCGTTTCATACGTTAGTTTTCGTAACTTTGAGTAACTTTGTGTTAGCTAACCTTTATTTTAGCACAActgttattcaaaataaagttGTATTAGTTAAGTGCACTTTAGATTATgattactccatctctttcccatgaatgtcataaaaggcgactaaggggtaggcttataaacttgggatctttGGGATtgttatttaggcgatgggctaacaacatgacactatttgaatctcaattccatgattAAGCTTTCAATTGAACCAGGCTTTTTAGTAtttgcgagactgttagctctgtcttccccataTGAGATAAAGAAGTTATTGGATGTAGGAACGTATATTAAATGGCATGCGGGTGCTCGAATATAAAATCAtaacacaaaaatttaaatcctaCTGCGCCCACGTGCTTATgactttatattaattattagtttGATCAAGAACCGAACTCACAGAGATGTGAGGGATTACAGTGGTAAAACTTTCACATCCAGGTTCCGCTGCAAAGGATGCGGAGGTAAGACAAGTCGCTTCTTGTACTTGTaccccttgcgaggtagacagagccaacagtcttaaaacgactgataggccacgttcagctatttggcttaataatattatagaggttcaaatagtgacaggttgctagcctttcgcctagaaaaagaatcccaagtttgtaagcctatcccttagtcgccttttacgacttcttGTGAAAACTTGAATTACCCAACCCAAGGTCATGGTCATTGGTGTATGGCGAAATCATTAAACAACTGTTaatcatagcgaagaaaataACGTGATCAGCCAATAGCagagaagaatctaaatcgcgattacaaagatttcacggatttggagcataaatacaacctccgccccgacatcgtcggagccgcggttccccaggcatcacacctagcctagCGGAAGATCTTGCTTTGGTGGGTTTTGAtctccctttggtggcggtccaACCGAATCATGGCTCCCGCTACAGGTGGACCTCGGGTTTCTCTACAGGGAAGTGTAGACGCAGCTGGAATGCCAGGAGGAGGACGATGACTAAATTTGCAGTGATTTTAGAActtacttttgtaaataaaagtatgtcAGTAAGCTAGAGTGTaacctacatacctacagtTAGACCGTACGTGCTTTCAGCGCAGTCCCAAAATGATAAGGATTTTGCTATGTTTGTATGCAACAATATTACCAACAATTTCAAGTAAACTAAGTTTTGTAACTTTTCAAGGTATAAATGATGGCACCTAagcaattttttatatagacGATCAATAGTTTACAGCAAGATGACTTCAAAGCTGGGAGTTTGCATCACAGTTTTCCTGGCCCTAAGTGTACGTAGAAACCCccatttatttaacattttagatttaatgaattaaaatttgaggCATTATGTAATTGCTGCTTTAAACTTTTGTATTTAACAAAGCCGTATTAACCATGATCAGTCCATTGAAAATACTAGTCAGTCATCTCCCAAAAATTCAAACTGcaatgttttaaaaagactacCTATATACTgtagaaatttataaattactaacCTTTGTGTGCtctgtggttcctggcaccaaaccaaaaaagaataggaccactccattgcTTTCCCTTggatattaaaagtaaaaggcgactaagggatatgcttataaacttgggatttttgttttaagcgatgggctagcaacctgtcactaatttaaCCTCAATTCTAACTAACGGCTAAcctattagtctttcaagattgctggctctatctacgtgattatatgaatgaaatagaatagatttattttcaaaattagatacaaaatatcacttattgacgtcactgAACTACCTTTTGCGCTGGGCTTTGCTCCATTGAGAATTTCTATAAGAGCCATGTTACTCCTGATGGTTTGTAAACCTCTATGCGTAATAGTGTTGCAATCGGTCTAGTAgcttttgagtttattcgttttattattagtatgaaTGATATGAAAAGAAGGTGGCAGAGCTATCTTCTAATACTCATCATTAATATAAGTTGAGAAAAGAATCTTGGGTTCAATGTGCGGAAAACTGTCCTACAAAAGAGTCGTCATCCACTTCTTGCGCTATGAAGGATTTCAAGGTCCtcctttatttttacatacatacatatggtcacgtctatatcccttgcggtgtagacagagccaacagttttgaaaagactcaatGGCGTActatttgccttaatgatagaattgagattcaaatagtgacaggttgctagcccatcgcctaaaaaagaatcccaagtttgtaagcctatcccttagtcgccttttatgacatccatgggtaagagatggagtagtcctattcttttttgtatgggtgtcgggaaccacaaggcacggAACGgacctttatttttaatgcacaagaatgtttatttactatgtgttaatttttgttgaatttttcAGATCTGCTCGGTTACTTGTCAGTATGGTTACGGAAATCCCGCCTTCCAACCAGGTTTTGGAGGTTTCATGCCGCCTCCACCACCTATCATCATTTCAAGAGGAGGAAATGATGGTGGCGACCGAAACATCTGGTTCCCTTTAATACTATTATTGCTCCTTGATGACGGATTTTGCtgaataatttgtaataaaaaaggataAATCCTATCAATATTGTTTCTAAATTTCCTTTATTCTACAAATAAGGTTTCTGGGATACGCTCTTTCTTTTACCACTAGCCGTATTAttccatattaatatagaacTAAGTACTCCCAACTACATTCTCAGTTATTGTCGTTGAATTAAGTCAAGTAGGGGTTCCCGAAGGAAAGGCagaaaaattgcaaatttttctttatttctatagTCTAGAATTGACTGACATgctgtgaaaaaaataagcacAATAAAACGTCCTATCTCTTGTTCTTTCGATTCCAAtgttaaacaaattaacttcATGCCTCCTGGTAACTGGTAACAAGCATGATATGAAACCTATGGTACCTATTTTAGGGGAGTTTATtctaatacaatttttttttatacaatagaaAGTAATTCCTGTGCCTGCTTCCTTTTTATTctgaaacattaaaatgtcAATATGCCAAGTGCCAACCCACCAAACCTATAAAAAAACACTAGCTGTCATTTCGATCTGACTCTGATTTCGTTGGacacaagtttataaaaaaatagaaaaagtatgGACGTTTTGTAAatgcaattattattttgattattttatcgtaattcttaattaatatGATTTCGTATTATTTCAACATATTGATCCTTTTTCGAAACTTGCTGAACTGAAATTGCCTTAATATGGAGCAGGCGTATTCTACCGAAGTTATCTTATCTCATTGATTAGATTATtgtcaaaattgttttatttcccGTATTCAACAGTAAAATGAAGGCAGTAATGATTTAGAAATCCCGTGCATACGTGCGAAATGTCTAATACTAATTGTGCAGAGGAAGAATCATTTCCTTTACACGAGTGTGTGTTTATTGGGGACGTGCGTAAACTGTCCTCTTTACTGAGAAACAACGACGTGACACGTAAAGACAAACATGGAAATACAGCTCTACATTTGGCCGTTATGCTTGGTCGCAAGGAATGTGTGCAGCTCCTTCTGGCCCATAGCGCTCCAGTCAAAGTAAAAAACCTTGCAGGCTGGTCGCCGCTCGCAGAGGCTATAAGTTATGGTGACCGTCAAACCATTTCATCGCTGGTCCGTAAGCTCAAGCAACAGGCGCGCGAGCAAATGGAGATCAGACGACCTGATCTCATTAGAGCTCTTGCTCAAATACAAGACTTTTACATGGAACTGAAATGGGATTTTCATTCCTGGGTCCCTCTAGTCTCTAGGATATTGCCTTCAGATGTGTGCAAAATTTATAAGTGTGGCTCAAGTATCAGGTTAGACACCACACTAGTTGATTTTACTGATATGAAGTGGGAAAGAGGAGATATATCTTTCATATTTCAAGGGGAGAAAGTACCTAGTGAATCATTGACTGTAATGGATAACAAAGCTAATGTATACCAACGTGTTCGCTATGAGGAAACAGAGAATGAAATAGAGGATGAGGTTGACATTTTGATGTCCAGTGATATTTTGGCTGCACAGATGTCAACTAAAGGTATTGCCTTTTCTAGAGCACAATCTGGATGGATATTTAGAGAAGATCGCAAAGAAACAGTTGCTGGTTTATACAAAAGTGATATCTATACTATAACAGGCTTAGTTTTAGAATCACGTAAAAGACGAGAACACTTATCTACAGATGATCTTCAGAAGAATAAAGCAATTATTGAAAGTCTTACAAAAGGCAACACTCAAAATTTGGAGACTGATGGAGAGCCAGCAAGACGTGCCTCATTGAATCCTCCACCTGAGAGCAATGTGGATTGGAATACTTACATATCATCTCTGCCAGGTCAATACC
It encodes:
- the LOC106137026 gene encoding ankyrin repeat domain-containing protein 13C; the protein is MSNTNCAEEESFPLHECVFIGDVRKLSSLLRNNDVTRKDKHGNTALHLAVMLGRKECVQLLLAHSAPVKVKNLAGWSPLAEAISYGDRQTISSLVRKLKQQAREQMEIRRPDLIRALAQIQDFYMELKWDFHSWVPLVSRILPSDVCKIYKCGSSIRLDTTLVDFTDMKWERGDISFIFQGEKVPSESLTVMDNKANVYQRVRYEETENEIEDEVDILMSSDILAAQMSTKGIAFSRAQSGWIFREDRKETVAGLYKSDIYTITGLVLESRKRREHLSTDDLQKNKAIIESLTKGNTQNLETDGEPARRASLNPPPESNVDWNTYISSLPGQYPSLGREIVYKESSRNFRATIAMSDDFPLSVDMLLNVLEVIAPFKHFAKLRQFVAMKLPKGFPVKIDIPILPTVTAKITFQKFDFRDDINPDLFIIPEDYVEDPLRFPDL